In Saccharothrix violaceirubra, the following are encoded in one genomic region:
- a CDS encoding MerR family transcriptional regulator, with amino-acid sequence MLIGELAALTGTSRRLLRYYEEQGLLASTRAANGYREYDERFVDRVRQIRGLLDAGLPTRIIRQILPCLDKPRIIHFPDATPEMLATLEHELSRMTERIEFLTRNRNAIAEYLAAVRSCAKPS; translated from the coding sequence ATGCTGATCGGGGAGTTGGCCGCGTTGACGGGCACGTCGCGACGGCTGCTGCGGTACTACGAGGAGCAGGGCCTGCTCGCGTCCACTCGCGCCGCCAACGGGTACCGGGAGTACGACGAGCGGTTCGTCGACCGGGTGCGCCAGATCCGGGGCCTGCTCGACGCCGGGTTGCCCACGCGGATCATCCGGCAGATCCTGCCCTGCCTGGACAAGCCCCGGATCATCCACTTCCCCGACGCCACGCCGGAGATGCTCGCGACGTTGGAGCACGAGCTGAGCCGCATGACCGAGCGCATCGAGTTCCTGACGCGCAACCGGAACGCTATCGCCGAATACCTCGCCGCGGTGCGTTCGTGCGCGAAGCCTTCGTGA
- a CDS encoding acyl carrier protein, producing MTEFALRDLTRILKSCAGVDDAVDLDGPVADTAFEDLGYDSLALFELVGRVRREYGVELPDEAVAEMATPRAAVDYIARHLEPVGDKR from the coding sequence ATGACCGAGTTCGCATTGCGGGATCTCACCCGCATCCTGAAGTCGTGCGCGGGGGTCGACGACGCGGTCGACCTGGACGGCCCGGTCGCCGACACGGCGTTCGAGGACCTGGGGTACGACTCGCTGGCGCTGTTCGAACTCGTCGGCCGGGTGCGCCGCGAGTACGGCGTCGAGCTGCCCGACGAGGCGGTCGCCGAGATGGCCACGCCCCGCGCGGCCGTCGACTACATCGCCCGGCACCTGGAGCCGGTGGGGGACAAGCGGTGA
- a CDS encoding response regulator — translation MASVTSVVVVDDHPAIVAGIEAWCAAADPPIEVLGSGPTPAAAWTEPGLGADVVVFDLQLTGSTPAYGDLRRLVTARRRVVVYTLREDRESVLTCLDLGAAAYLTKTEGPAHFVPAIRAAAQDLPYTPPVMARAFGTDDRPDRPRLTAREVDVLVNWFACESKEMVARKLNISVRTVNTYIDRARIRYADAGRPAHTKAALVARAIQDGLVRLEDL, via the coding sequence ATGGCGTCCGTGACCAGCGTCGTCGTGGTGGACGACCACCCGGCCATCGTCGCCGGCATCGAGGCATGGTGCGCGGCGGCCGACCCGCCGATCGAAGTACTCGGCTCCGGCCCCACACCGGCGGCGGCCTGGACCGAACCCGGCCTGGGCGCGGACGTCGTCGTGTTCGACCTCCAACTGACCGGCTCGACTCCCGCGTACGGCGACCTGCGCAGGCTCGTGACGGCACGGCGCCGCGTGGTCGTCTACACCCTGCGCGAGGACCGCGAGTCCGTGCTGACGTGCCTGGACCTCGGCGCGGCGGCCTACCTGACGAAAACCGAGGGCCCGGCCCACTTCGTACCGGCCATCCGTGCGGCGGCCCAGGACCTCCCCTACACACCGCCCGTGATGGCCCGCGCGTTCGGCACCGACGACCGCCCCGACCGCCCCCGGCTGACGGCGCGGGAGGTGGACGTGCTGGTCAACTGGTTCGCGTGCGAGTCGAAGGAGATGGTGGCACGCAAGCTGAACATCAGCGTGCGCACCGTGAACACCTACATCGACAGGGCCAGGATCAGATACGCGGACGCGGGCCGACCCGCACACACGAAGGCAGCCCTCGTGGCACGGGCGATCCAGGACGGCCTGGTCAGGTTGGAAGATCTCTGA
- a CDS encoding cupin domain-containing protein encodes MNAPRKINATAVEPNVRRGGEIRVTLSPRTVGACSGFGGVLDLAPGDHVTEHYHPYSEEFLHVVTGELRLWLDGDPVDLGADDSLLVPIGVRHRLVNVGTAPAHVVFHLSPLAPRPELGHVDTEAPRDESRPNVDVGGAP; translated from the coding sequence GTGAACGCCCCGCGCAAGATCAACGCGACCGCCGTCGAACCCAACGTCCGCCGGGGCGGCGAGATCCGCGTGACGCTCAGCCCCCGCACGGTCGGCGCCTGCTCCGGCTTCGGCGGCGTGCTGGACCTCGCGCCCGGCGACCACGTCACCGAGCACTACCACCCGTACTCCGAGGAGTTCCTCCACGTGGTCACCGGCGAGCTGCGCCTGTGGCTCGACGGCGACCCCGTGGACCTCGGCGCCGACGACTCGCTGCTGGTCCCGATCGGCGTCCGCCACCGCCTGGTCAACGTCGGCACGGCACCCGCCCACGTGGTCTTCCACCTGTCGCCGCTCGCGCCCCGCCCCGAACTCGGCCACGTCGACACCGAGGCGCCCCGCGACGAGTCCCGGCCCAACGTGGACGTCGGCGGTGCGCCGTGA
- a CDS encoding antibiotic biosynthesis monooxygenase family protein: MVFRVQLRMEIKPGHEADFERVWREIGDAVTGHPANLGQWLARSLEEPGIYYITSDWVDEPRFRDFETSEGHLRHRTRLHPFRSGGSMTTMTVVAALGGGRSRSGR, translated from the coding sequence ATGGTGTTCCGGGTGCAGTTGCGCATGGAGATCAAGCCCGGCCACGAGGCCGACTTCGAACGCGTGTGGCGCGAGATCGGCGACGCGGTGACCGGCCACCCGGCCAACCTCGGCCAGTGGCTCGCGCGCAGCCTGGAGGAGCCGGGCATCTACTACATCACCAGCGACTGGGTGGACGAGCCGCGGTTCCGGGACTTCGAGACCAGCGAGGGGCACCTGCGGCACCGCACCCGGCTGCACCCGTTCCGGTCCGGTGGGTCGATGACGACCATGACCGTGGTGGCCGCGCTCGGCGGGGGTCGGTCACGGAGTGGTCGGTGA
- a CDS encoding ketosynthase chain-length factor, protein MADLVFTGIGVVAPTGSTAEEHWASVLKGQSGITRISRFDASGYPVRYAGQVVDPRVAQAVPGRLAPQTDRWTHLALVAADEALRDADVDPKAVPEYEMAVVTSSSSGGTEFGQREIERLWRDGPDHVGAYQSIAWFYAATTGQLSIRHGMRGPCAVLAAEQAGGLDVLDHARRLTRSGCRLVLTGGTDASLSPYGLVAQLPTGLLSTVDDGAYRPFDVAASGHLPGEGGAILVAEEASAARDRGHDRPYGVLRGHAAGFDPPPGSNRPPVLERVLRAALSDAGVWPSEVDVVFADAQGTPAADLAEARAIGAVFGAHGVPVTAPKTLTGRLYGGGAALDVATALMSLRYGVVPHTAGVERPVPAYDLDLVLDRPRERPVRTAVVLARGYGGFTSAVVLGAA, encoded by the coding sequence ATGGCTGACCTCGTCTTCACCGGCATCGGCGTGGTCGCGCCGACCGGCTCGACCGCCGAGGAGCACTGGGCGTCCGTCCTTAAAGGACAGAGCGGGATCACCCGGATCTCCCGGTTCGACGCGTCCGGCTACCCGGTCCGGTACGCGGGCCAGGTCGTCGACCCGCGCGTGGCGCAGGCCGTGCCCGGCCGGTTGGCGCCGCAGACCGACCGGTGGACGCACCTGGCCCTGGTGGCGGCCGACGAGGCGTTGCGCGACGCGGACGTGGACCCGAAGGCGGTGCCCGAGTACGAGATGGCCGTCGTCACGTCCAGCTCGTCCGGCGGCACGGAGTTCGGCCAGCGCGAGATCGAACGCCTCTGGCGCGACGGGCCCGACCACGTCGGCGCCTACCAGTCGATCGCCTGGTTCTACGCGGCCACGACCGGTCAGTTGTCGATCCGGCACGGCATGCGCGGCCCGTGCGCGGTGCTCGCGGCCGAGCAGGCGGGCGGGCTCGACGTGCTCGACCACGCCCGCCGCCTGACCCGCTCGGGCTGCCGGCTGGTGCTCACCGGCGGCACGGACGCGTCCCTGTCGCCGTACGGCCTGGTCGCCCAGCTACCCACCGGACTTCTGTCCACTGTGGACGACGGTGCGTACCGGCCGTTCGACGTGGCCGCGTCCGGCCATCTGCCCGGCGAGGGCGGCGCGATCCTGGTCGCCGAGGAGGCGTCGGCGGCCCGGGACCGCGGCCACGACCGGCCGTACGGCGTCCTGCGCGGCCACGCCGCCGGGTTCGACCCGCCGCCCGGCTCGAACCGCCCGCCCGTGCTCGAACGCGTGCTGCGCGCGGCGCTGTCCGACGCGGGGGTGTGGCCGTCGGAGGTGGACGTGGTCTTCGCCGACGCGCAGGGCACGCCCGCCGCGGACCTGGCCGAGGCGCGGGCGATCGGCGCCGTGTTCGGCGCGCACGGTGTGCCGGTGACCGCGCCGAAGACGTTGACCGGGCGGTTGTACGGCGGCGGTGCCGCGCTGGACGTGGCCACCGCCCTGATGTCCCTGCGGTACGGGGTCGTGCCGCACACGGCGGGGGTCGAGCGGCCCGTGCCCGCCTACGACCTCGACCTGGTGCTCGACCGGCCGCGCGAAAGACCCGTGCGGACCGCCGTGGTGCTCGCCCGGGGGTACGGCGGGTTCACCTCGGCGGTCGTGCTCGGCGCGGCCTGA
- a CDS encoding beta-ketoacyl-[acyl-carrier-protein] synthase family protein produces the protein MTAVVTGIGVVAPGGIGREPFWDLLVGGRTATRAITLFDAKDFRSRIAAECDFDPADHGLSPREIRRMDRAAQFAVVSAREAVEDSGRRIADVPPHRIGVSIGSAVGCTMALEREYVVLSDKGREWHIDHEYAVPHLYGHMVPSTLAVEVAWQAGAEGPVALISDGCTSGIDAIAHGARMITEGRADVVLAGATDAPLSPITSACFDAIRATSPRNDDAEHASRPFDADRDGFVLGEGAAVLVLEHKDAAQARGARIYGEVLGFAARSNAFHMTGLKPDGREMAEAIDAALAEARRDPRAVDYVNAHGSGTKQNDRHETAAFKRSLGHHAYRVPVSSIKSMVGHSLGAIGAIEVAACALALDRQVVPPTANLRTRDPECDLDYVPSTARDHRVDTVLSVASGFGGFQSAMVLGRGDG, from the coding sequence GTGACCGCCGTCGTCACCGGCATCGGCGTGGTCGCGCCGGGCGGCATCGGCCGCGAGCCGTTCTGGGACCTGCTCGTCGGGGGCCGCACGGCCACGCGCGCCATCACCCTGTTCGACGCCAAGGACTTCCGGTCGCGCATCGCCGCCGAGTGCGACTTCGACCCGGCCGACCACGGCCTGTCGCCCCGGGAGATCCGGCGCATGGACCGGGCGGCCCAGTTCGCGGTCGTCTCCGCGCGCGAGGCCGTCGAGGACAGCGGGCGGAGGATCGCCGATGTGCCACCGCATCGCATCGGCGTGAGCATCGGCAGCGCGGTCGGCTGCACGATGGCGCTGGAACGCGAGTACGTCGTGCTGTCCGACAAGGGGCGCGAGTGGCACATCGACCACGAGTACGCCGTGCCCCACCTGTACGGCCACATGGTGCCGAGCACGCTGGCCGTCGAGGTCGCCTGGCAGGCCGGCGCCGAGGGGCCGGTCGCGTTGATCTCCGACGGCTGCACGTCCGGCATCGACGCGATCGCGCACGGCGCCCGGATGATCACCGAGGGACGGGCCGACGTCGTGCTCGCGGGCGCGACCGACGCGCCGCTCTCGCCGATCACGTCCGCCTGCTTCGACGCCATCCGCGCCACGTCGCCGCGCAACGACGACGCCGAGCACGCCTCGCGCCCGTTCGACGCCGACCGCGACGGGTTCGTGCTCGGCGAAGGCGCGGCCGTGCTGGTGCTGGAGCACAAGGACGCGGCACAGGCCCGCGGTGCCCGGATCTACGGGGAGGTCCTGGGGTTCGCCGCGCGCAGCAACGCTTTCCACATGACCGGTCTCAAGCCCGACGGCCGGGAGATGGCCGAGGCGATCGACGCCGCGCTCGCCGAGGCCCGTCGTGACCCGCGTGCGGTCGACTACGTCAACGCGCACGGCTCGGGCACCAAGCAGAACGACCGACACGAGACGGCCGCGTTCAAGCGCAGCCTCGGCCACCACGCGTACCGGGTGCCGGTCAGCTCGATCAAGTCCATGGTCGGCCACTCGCTCGGCGCCATCGGCGCGATCGAGGTGGCCGCGTGCGCGCTCGCGCTGGACCGCCAGGTCGTGCCGCCCACGGCCAACCTGCGCACCCGCGACCCCGAGTGCGACCTGGACTACGTGCCGTCGACCGCGCGCGACCACCGGGTCGACACCGTGCTGTCGGTGGCGAGCGGGTTCGGCGGCTTCCAGAGCGCCATGGTGCTGGGGCGCGGCGATGGCTGA
- a CDS encoding LLM class flavin-dependent oxidoreductase has translation MSPIRLAVALDGAGWHPAAWRLPEARPDELFTAPYWIDQVQAAERGGIDFVTIEDQFGVQSPLTGPDGRTDRVIGRLDALLVAAHVAPHTRHVGLVPTANATHTDPAAIAAAFAALDQVSGGRSGWRPQLSARENDAAHFGRRPAVALTAEDVAGGPLAISLRLRPLFEEAAGFLEAVRGAHDTLVAPLAHAPIPYELAAKGADIVFVTPFSLDDVGHVLGEVREAEAKVRTRSEPLRVYADLLVHLDDTPGAADLRRRHLDGLDGAEADSDAKIVTGTPGELADLLVAWHSAGIAGFRLRPASVPHDLHAIVDGLVPELRRRGVVPEAYGSGSLRERVLSTGD, from the coding sequence ATGAGCCCGATCCGGTTGGCGGTCGCGTTGGACGGTGCGGGCTGGCACCCGGCCGCCTGGCGGCTGCCCGAAGCGCGACCCGACGAGCTGTTCACCGCGCCCTACTGGATCGACCAGGTCCAGGCCGCCGAACGCGGCGGGATCGACTTCGTCACCATCGAGGACCAGTTCGGCGTCCAGTCGCCGCTCACCGGGCCGGACGGGCGCACCGACCGCGTGATCGGCCGCCTGGACGCCCTGCTCGTGGCGGCCCACGTCGCACCGCACACCCGGCACGTCGGTCTCGTGCCCACCGCGAACGCCACGCACACCGACCCCGCCGCGATCGCCGCCGCGTTCGCGGCGTTGGACCAGGTCAGCGGTGGTCGCTCCGGGTGGCGACCGCAGCTTTCCGCGCGGGAGAACGACGCGGCGCACTTCGGCCGGCGGCCGGCGGTCGCGCTCACCGCCGAGGACGTCGCGGGTGGGCCGTTGGCGATCTCGCTGCGGCTGCGGCCGTTGTTCGAGGAGGCGGCCGGGTTCCTGGAAGCGGTGCGCGGTGCGCACGACACGCTCGTGGCGCCGCTCGCGCACGCGCCGATTCCCTACGAGTTGGCCGCCAAGGGGGCCGACATCGTGTTCGTGACGCCGTTCTCGCTCGACGACGTCGGGCACGTGCTCGGTGAGGTGCGTGAAGCCGAGGCGAAGGTGCGCACGCGGTCCGAACCGTTGCGGGTGTACGCGGATCTGTTGGTGCACTTGGACGACACGCCGGGTGCGGCGGATCTGCGGCGTCGGCATCTCGACGGCCTCGACGGTGCCGAGGCCGACTCCGACGCGAAGATCGTCACCGGGACGCCGGGTGAGCTGGCCGACCTGCTCGTGGCCTGGCACTCGGCCGGGATCGCGGGGTTCCGGCTGCGGCCCGCGAGCGTGCCGCACGACCTGCACGCGATCGTCGACGGGCTGGTGCCGGAGCTGCGTCGGCGGGGCGTGGTGCCGGAGGCGTACGGCAGTGGGTCGTTGCGGGAGCGGGTGTTGTCGACCGGCGATTGA
- a CDS encoding SDR family oxidoreductase, producing MIGHTDNSILIDAPLALVWSATNDVANWPELFSEYASAEILSEVDGTTTFRLTLHPDDEGRVWSWVSERTPDPVTRTVRARRVEPGVFEFMEITWEYREVAGGVLLRWVQDFRVRPDAPIDDEAMTERINRNTVTQMGLIKERIEAGAGPLPADFGLAGRRVLVTGGTRGIGRGIVRMLARAGADVLTCYRDDEAAARSLERELKGLPGTHHVVRADLSKVEDVERLVDECEVRFGVLDAVVNNAGVISHLPYRELPVREWQRIIDVNLTAAHLVTQHTLPLLSPGASVVFIGSKVAEVGVPLRAHYTASKAAVVGLALSLAKELGPQGVRVNVVAPGVIETEVLHAMPRDARDGLRARYREKTALGRLGEPDEVGGAVLFLVSPLSSYVTGEVLHVGGGIS from the coding sequence GTGATCGGGCACACCGACAACTCGATCCTGATCGACGCGCCGCTCGCGCTCGTGTGGTCGGCGACCAACGACGTCGCGAACTGGCCGGAGTTGTTCAGCGAGTACGCGTCCGCCGAGATACTGTCCGAAGTGGACGGTACGACCACGTTCCGGCTCACGCTGCACCCCGACGACGAGGGTCGCGTGTGGAGCTGGGTGTCCGAGCGCACGCCCGACCCGGTGACCAGGACCGTGCGGGCCCGGCGGGTCGAGCCCGGCGTCTTCGAGTTCATGGAGATCACCTGGGAGTACCGCGAGGTGGCGGGCGGCGTGCTGCTGCGCTGGGTGCAGGACTTCCGGGTCCGGCCCGACGCGCCGATCGACGACGAGGCCATGACCGAGCGCATCAACCGGAACACGGTGACGCAGATGGGACTGATCAAGGAACGGATCGAGGCCGGCGCGGGCCCGCTGCCCGCCGATTTCGGGTTGGCCGGCCGCCGGGTGCTGGTGACCGGCGGCACGCGCGGCATCGGGCGCGGCATCGTGCGCATGCTTGCCCGCGCGGGTGCCGACGTGCTGACCTGCTACCGCGACGACGAGGCCGCCGCGCGGTCGTTGGAGCGCGAGCTGAAGGGGCTGCCCGGCACCCATCACGTGGTGCGCGCGGACCTGTCGAAGGTGGAGGACGTCGAACGGCTCGTCGACGAGTGCGAGGTCCGGTTCGGCGTGCTCGACGCCGTGGTGAACAACGCGGGCGTGATCAGTCACCTGCCGTACCGGGAACTGCCGGTGCGGGAGTGGCAGCGGATCATCGACGTGAACCTGACCGCGGCCCACCTGGTCACGCAGCACACGTTGCCGCTGCTCTCGCCCGGCGCGTCCGTCGTGTTCATCGGGTCCAAGGTGGCCGAGGTGGGCGTGCCGCTGCGGGCGCACTACACGGCGTCGAAGGCCGCGGTCGTGGGCCTCGCGCTGTCGTTGGCCAAGGAACTCGGGCCGCAGGGCGTGCGGGTCAACGTGGTGGCACCGGGCGTGATCGAGACCGAGGTGCTGCACGCCATGCCGCGCGACGCGCGCGACGGGCTCCGCGCGCGGTACCGGGAGAAGACCGCGCTGGGCCGGCTCGGCGAACCCGACGAGGTGGGCGGCGCGGTGCTGTTCCTGGTCTCGCCGCTGTCGAGCTACGTGACCGGCGAGGTGCTGCACGTCGGCGGGGGGATCTCCTGA
- a CDS encoding TetR/AcrR family transcriptional regulator: MGRRVVGRPRDPAIDRAILDATVAVLREHGYTGFSLEAVVNRAGTTKPSVSRRWPRRQELIIAALVTVVVTPPVPDSGCTRCDLISGVELLAAALLRRMPPGVLAPLVADCAADPELHRHLVDSLIKPVRGAVAATVQRAVERGHLRAGYDAELVVDLLVSVVFQASVFESRFTVDLAANFVDMILQGIAVDFDELVEISRRTPKPHRHDT; this comes from the coding sequence GTGGGACGGCGTGTGGTCGGCAGACCGAGGGACCCGGCGATCGACCGCGCGATCCTCGACGCCACCGTGGCCGTGTTGCGCGAGCACGGGTACACGGGGTTCAGCCTCGAAGCCGTGGTGAACCGCGCCGGCACCACGAAGCCGTCGGTGTCCCGGCGGTGGCCGCGCCGCCAGGAGCTGATCATCGCGGCCCTGGTGACCGTCGTGGTGACCCCGCCCGTGCCCGACAGCGGGTGCACGCGGTGCGACCTGATCTCGGGCGTGGAGCTGTTGGCGGCGGCCCTGCTGCGGCGGATGCCGCCGGGGGTGCTGGCGCCGCTGGTCGCGGACTGCGCGGCGGACCCGGAGTTGCACCGGCACCTGGTCGACTCGTTGATCAAGCCGGTGCGGGGCGCGGTGGCGGCGACCGTGCAGCGCGCCGTCGAGCGCGGGCACCTGCGCGCGGGCTACGACGCCGAGCTGGTCGTGGACCTGCTGGTGTCCGTGGTGTTCCAGGCGAGCGTGTTCGAGTCCCGGTTCACGGTGGACCTGGCGGCCAACTTCGTCGACATGATCCTGCAGGGCATCGCCGTCGACTTCGACGAGCTGGTGGAGATCAGCCGCCGCACCCCCAAACCCCACCGCCACGACACCTGA
- a CDS encoding TcmI family type II polyketide cyclase, with protein sequence MHRTLIVARVDPRDTDAVAEVFAESDATALPARIGVTGRTLFRFHGLYFHLVEADEDIRRNLYAHRDSALYQDVNTKLSRFVSPYDPDWKEPADAMATPFYRWTAQDGRLR encoded by the coding sequence GTGCATCGCACACTCATCGTCGCGAGGGTCGACCCGCGCGACACCGACGCCGTCGCCGAGGTCTTCGCCGAGTCCGACGCCACCGCACTGCCCGCGCGCATCGGCGTGACCGGGCGGACGCTGTTCCGCTTCCACGGCCTGTACTTCCACCTCGTGGAGGCCGACGAGGACATCCGCCGCAACCTGTACGCGCACCGGGATTCCGCGCTGTACCAGGACGTCAACACCAAGCTGTCCCGGTTCGTGTCGCCCTACGACCCGGACTGGAAGGAACCCGCCGACGCCATGGCCACCCCGTTCTACCGGTGGACCGCCCAGGACGGACGGCTCCGGTGA
- a CDS encoding MFS transporter, producing the protein MNTGSWGALLRPPHLAVLTVLAGGTALHAINIYLVTAMLPSVVADIGGLRYYAWSTTLFMFASVVSSALVPRCLSRLGPRGSYRFAFVAFGIGTLVCALAPDMAVLLVGRTVQGLGGGLLVGLSYAMIGATLPPALWTRAAGVLSAMWGVGTLVGPALGGAFAQLGQWRTAFGVLAGCTLGLMLLLRSTMPDDRTRTATPVPVANLALIAAAVLLVSATSLSHEALVNVAGVVGAIVLLGVFVHRERTRAPRVLPRKAFTSGSALIPLYGTLVVLVLASTTEIFVPFFGGHLGGLGPLAAGFLGAALAAGWTVGSMVSAGLTGRARALVGVAPLVSALGLTGLSLTSWSAAPAALVLVWAVLLFVTGSGVGIAWPHMTATAMNSGDTPREQDTAAASLTTVQLVATSLGAALAGTVTNLTGVDGNAADIANSSRWLYGVFGAIVLTGVLFAHRTVSSRTTEPV; encoded by the coding sequence ATGAATACCGGTTCCTGGGGCGCGCTGCTACGACCGCCCCATCTCGCCGTGCTGACCGTCCTCGCGGGCGGCACGGCGTTGCACGCGATCAACATCTACCTGGTCACGGCCATGCTCCCGTCGGTCGTGGCCGACATCGGCGGCCTGCGCTACTACGCGTGGAGCACCACGCTGTTCATGTTCGCCTCGGTGGTCTCCTCCGCCCTGGTCCCCCGCTGCCTGTCCCGCCTGGGCCCGCGCGGCTCGTACCGGTTCGCGTTCGTCGCGTTCGGCATCGGCACGCTCGTCTGCGCGCTCGCGCCGGACATGGCCGTGCTCCTGGTCGGGCGCACCGTCCAGGGCCTGGGCGGCGGCCTGCTCGTCGGCCTGTCCTACGCGATGATCGGCGCCACGCTGCCGCCCGCCCTGTGGACGCGCGCGGCCGGCGTGCTGTCGGCCATGTGGGGTGTGGGCACGCTGGTGGGACCGGCGCTCGGCGGTGCGTTCGCGCAGCTCGGCCAGTGGCGTACGGCGTTCGGCGTGCTCGCGGGGTGCACGCTGGGCCTGATGCTGCTGCTGCGTTCGACGATGCCGGACGACCGCACGCGGACCGCGACCCCGGTCCCCGTCGCCAACCTCGCGCTGATCGCGGCGGCCGTGCTGCTGGTCAGCGCGACGAGCCTGTCCCACGAAGCGCTGGTGAACGTCGCGGGCGTGGTCGGCGCGATCGTCCTGCTGGGCGTGTTCGTGCACCGTGAACGCACGAGGGCCCCTCGGGTGTTGCCGCGCAAGGCGTTCACGTCCGGCTCGGCGCTGATCCCGTTGTACGGCACGCTGGTCGTCCTCGTGCTGGCCAGTACCACCGAGATCTTCGTACCGTTCTTCGGCGGACACCTGGGCGGTCTCGGCCCGCTGGCGGCCGGGTTCCTCGGCGCGGCGCTCGCGGCCGGGTGGACGGTCGGGTCCATGGTCAGCGCCGGACTCACCGGTCGCGCCCGCGCGCTCGTCGGCGTGGCGCCGCTGGTGTCCGCGCTCGGCCTGACCGGCTTGTCACTGACGTCGTGGTCGGCCGCGCCCGCGGCGTTGGTGCTGGTGTGGGCCGTGCTGCTGTTCGTCACGGGCTCGGGCGTCGGCATCGCGTGGCCGCACATGACCGCCACCGCCATGAACTCCGGCGACACCCCGCGGGAACAGGACACGGCCGCCGCGTCGCTGACGACCGTGCAGCTGGTCGCCACGTCGTTGGGCGCGGCGCTCGCGGGCACCGTGACCAACCTGACCGGCGTCGACGGGAACGCGGCGGACATCGCGAACTCCTCGCGGTGGCTCTACGGCGTGTTCGGGGCGATCGTGCTGACCGGCGTGCTGTTCGCGCACCGGACCGTGTCCTCGCGGACCACCGAACCGGTCTGA
- a CDS encoding sensor histidine kinase — MTGAVEAEALRVGRRYLLTGRIVVVACAGLVGIVQAPAATRGAVAAVVAAALLWHVVLTRRPDARWTVPGDTVLLVLLCASQPFTVPVPALDDSTNWVLAIVSFTVVATQWNTGIGTGVAVTAVAVAAYLTGAGLADTGTGVWPGDLQIGLWTFAECGLSRALCVLVRAGARVGDRAAAEAEDARRSAALAAARRADEREHLATLHDTAAATVLGVGLGMVRGDEPWLAARAAADLDVLEGRLYSEDGDTDLVRLLAEVARHAPIAVATTAPAAVHLPAAQAVALARATREAVTNAARHAAVDRVSVVVADADGVVSVEVRDTGSGFDVTAVPEARRGISGSITERMRAVGGRSAVHSGASGTVVRVEWPRA, encoded by the coding sequence ATGACGGGCGCGGTCGAGGCGGAAGCCCTGCGGGTCGGGCGGCGGTACCTCCTCACCGGGCGGATCGTCGTGGTCGCGTGCGCGGGACTGGTCGGGATCGTCCAGGCACCGGCCGCGACCAGGGGTGCGGTCGCCGCCGTCGTCGCGGCGGCACTGCTGTGGCACGTGGTCCTGACCAGGCGTCCGGACGCGCGGTGGACGGTGCCGGGCGACACCGTGCTGCTGGTGCTGCTGTGCGCGTCGCAGCCGTTCACCGTGCCCGTGCCCGCGTTGGACGACAGCACGAACTGGGTGCTGGCGATCGTGTCGTTCACCGTGGTCGCGACGCAGTGGAACACCGGGATCGGCACCGGGGTCGCGGTCACGGCCGTCGCGGTCGCCGCGTACCTGACCGGTGCCGGCCTGGCCGACACCGGCACCGGCGTGTGGCCGGGCGACCTCCAGATCGGGCTGTGGACGTTCGCCGAATGCGGCCTGTCCCGCGCGCTGTGCGTACTCGTGCGGGCCGGTGCCCGCGTCGGCGACCGGGCCGCCGCCGAGGCCGAGGACGCCCGCCGGTCGGCCGCGCTCGCCGCCGCGCGCCGGGCCGACGAGCGCGAGCACCTGGCGACGCTGCACGACACCGCCGCCGCGACCGTGCTCGGCGTCGGGCTGGGCATGGTGCGCGGCGACGAGCCGTGGCTGGCCGCACGGGCGGCGGCCGACCTCGACGTGCTGGAAGGCCGGCTGTACTCCGAGGACGGCGACACCGACCTGGTGCGCCTGCTGGCCGAGGTGGCCCGGCACGCGCCGATCGCGGTGGCCACCACGGCACCGGCCGCGGTGCACCTGCCCGCCGCGCAGGCCGTGGCGTTGGCGCGCGCGACCCGTGAGGCGGTGACGAACGCGGCCCGACACGCGGCCGTCGACCGGGTGTCGGTCGTGGTCGCCGACGCCGACGGCGTGGTGTCCGTCGAGGTCCGCGACACCGGGAGCGGGTTCGACGTGACCGCGGTGCCCGAGGCGCGACGCGGCATCAGCGGGTCGATCACCGAGCGGATGCGGGCGGTCGGCGGGCGGTCGGCGGTCCACAGCGGAGCCTCGGGCACCGTCGTCCGCGTTGAGTGGCCGCGTGCCTGA